Proteins encoded within one genomic window of Dyadobacter chenhuakuii:
- a CDS encoding DUF6797 domain-containing protein, with protein sequence MCILTLGSVFLTGYTDNKTVVANYKDSLELGSFIEEGFPYISTSVDARKLGPAYPQDNMAARTLALQLGNDTYVCFDTDLLRWSVAWTGKYLPMVLMAQVSYKDFFNKNNKIASLTGEAKIATGLYPGWTLEKPFSGDLSNINETKQPTWAPMPAEQGRWKGVYVYGNQAVLTYTVGSADVAELPGSTKFDDQTAFTRAFQFENTTKEIFLTAAEVRQATGSEVKGKIAYLYHGTNKDTVTAVGILGKGGSLQPEITGNQFLTVRVPVSQKAINETVVIWKGPARLKKSFENYCKKGKVTIPDYKKGGPALWKETVVTKGKISPDTAAFVTDQLTLPLPNPWKRNVRVADVGFFKDGRASVVTFEGDVWMIEGIDKDLQNLKWTRFASGFHEPMSIEIVNDQVCVFGREGIVKLHDLNKDGVADFYENFSNVMEQSAESREWAADMVAAPDGSFYIAKGGSLDNGPGMTAKTGKGFRSGSTQNGAILKISRNGLKSEVIATGLRGPYLGIHPEKGILTASDQQGNFVPSTPIYLIKKGDYYGVQPTAHRSDNPEVAPPLTWIPHRVDRSSISQAWITGNKMGPLNGSLIHFSFGRPGLFRVLIDSSSNVTQGGVSVIHADYPAPTSKGIVNPVDGQLYVAGFNLWGSTSTGISALLRLRNTGKPSYLPNQFKAGKQGVILGFDAELDPKMAADAANFAVKRWNYQRTEEYGSGHFKMDGTSGEETLTAAASYLSADRKKILILVPGMAEVMQMEVSYKLAAADGKKMNDSFWFTVNKAENMDLTSYGFGNVDLALLDVKKPVTTETSDKKVVVSAEHGREIFQKMACAGCHSEGLKTDGMYGPPFQNLYGSKRVFEDGTSAVADEKYIKESILKPGVKIVKGYNEEMPSFVGILTEPDIESVTLFIKSLKK encoded by the coding sequence ATGTGTATTTTGACGTTGGGTTCTGTTTTTCTGACGGGTTATACGGATAATAAAACGGTTGTTGCCAATTACAAGGATTCCCTGGAACTCGGTTCCTTCATAGAGGAGGGCTTTCCATATATATCCACATCCGTTGATGCGCGTAAGCTTGGACCGGCTTACCCGCAGGACAATATGGCGGCGCGGACATTGGCTTTGCAGCTCGGTAACGACACTTACGTTTGCTTCGACACCGACCTTTTGCGCTGGTCGGTGGCGTGGACAGGGAAGTATTTGCCGATGGTTTTGATGGCGCAAGTCTCGTATAAGGACTTTTTTAACAAGAATAATAAAATCGCTTCACTCACCGGAGAAGCGAAAATAGCCACGGGGCTCTATCCAGGCTGGACGCTGGAAAAGCCGTTTTCGGGAGATTTATCCAACATTAATGAAACAAAGCAGCCAACCTGGGCGCCGATGCCTGCGGAGCAAGGTCGGTGGAAGGGCGTTTATGTCTATGGTAATCAGGCTGTTTTGACCTATACGGTGGGGAGTGCCGACGTTGCCGAATTGCCGGGAAGCACGAAGTTTGATGATCAAACGGCTTTTACGAGAGCATTTCAATTTGAAAACACTACAAAGGAAATTTTCCTGACGGCGGCAGAAGTCCGGCAGGCAACCGGTTCGGAGGTGAAGGGCAAAATTGCATATCTATACCACGGGACGAACAAGGATACAGTTACGGCGGTCGGCATTCTGGGCAAAGGAGGTTCATTGCAGCCTGAAATTACGGGTAATCAGTTCTTGACGGTAAGGGTTCCTGTATCTCAAAAGGCTATCAACGAGACGGTTGTAATCTGGAAAGGTCCTGCCAGGCTTAAAAAATCATTTGAAAATTATTGCAAAAAGGGCAAGGTGACTATTCCCGACTACAAAAAAGGCGGGCCGGCTCTATGGAAAGAAACGGTTGTTACCAAAGGGAAAATCTCGCCGGACACAGCCGCTTTTGTGACGGATCAGTTAACGCTTCCTTTGCCGAATCCGTGGAAGCGCAATGTGCGTGTGGCAGATGTTGGGTTTTTCAAAGATGGGCGTGCCAGCGTAGTGACTTTTGAGGGAGATGTGTGGATGATCGAAGGAATTGATAAAGACCTTCAAAATCTGAAATGGACGCGGTTTGCGTCTGGTTTTCATGAGCCTATGAGCATTGAAATCGTAAATGATCAGGTTTGTGTATTTGGGCGGGAAGGCATTGTGAAATTGCACGATCTTAATAAAGATGGCGTGGCTGATTTCTACGAAAATTTCTCCAATGTGATGGAGCAATCGGCCGAATCGAGAGAATGGGCTGCGGATATGGTGGCGGCGCCGGACGGTAGTTTTTACATTGCGAAAGGCGGAAGCCTGGACAACGGGCCGGGAATGACTGCCAAAACCGGCAAAGGTTTCAGATCCGGATCGACGCAGAATGGGGCGATCCTTAAAATAAGCCGGAATGGTCTGAAATCGGAGGTGATAGCAACGGGGCTAAGGGGTCCTTACCTTGGAATTCATCCTGAAAAGGGCATTCTTACTGCTTCGGATCAGCAGGGAAATTTTGTTCCGTCAACACCTATCTATTTGATTAAAAAAGGGGATTACTATGGCGTTCAACCCACTGCCCACCGCTCAGATAATCCTGAAGTGGCGCCTCCGCTGACCTGGATTCCGCATAGAGTGGACCGTTCCAGCATTAGCCAGGCGTGGATTACCGGCAATAAGATGGGCCCGCTGAATGGCAGCCTGATCCATTTCTCATTTGGCCGGCCGGGTCTGTTCAGAGTTTTGATTGATAGTTCTTCGAATGTAACGCAGGGAGGGGTTTCGGTCATTCATGCTGATTATCCTGCGCCGACCTCCAAAGGCATTGTTAACCCGGTCGACGGGCAGCTATATGTTGCCGGTTTCAACTTGTGGGGCTCTACTTCGACGGGCATCAGTGCATTGCTGCGCCTGCGCAATACAGGTAAGCCGAGCTATTTGCCCAACCAGTTTAAGGCTGGCAAACAAGGGGTTATCCTTGGTTTTGATGCAGAGCTTGATCCTAAAATGGCAGCGGATGCAGCCAATTTTGCAGTGAAAAGATGGAATTATCAGCGCACGGAAGAATATGGTTCCGGTCACTTCAAAATGGATGGCACTTCCGGCGAGGAAACCTTGACTGCTGCCGCTTCCTATTTGTCAGCAGACCGTAAAAAGATTCTGATCCTGGTTCCCGGAATGGCCGAAGTGATGCAAATGGAAGTTTCGTATAAGCTGGCTGCGGCTGACGGCAAGAAGATGAACGACAGCTTCTGGTTTACGGTGAACAAGGCGGAAAATATGGATTTGACATCGTATGGGTTTGGCAATGTTGATCTTGCGCTGCTGGACGTCAAAAAGCCTGTAACCACAGAAACGTCTGATAAAAAGGTCGTGGTTTCAGCGGAACACGGCCGGGAAATATTCCAAAAAATGGCCTGCGCCGGCTGCCATTCGGAAGGCTTGAAAACAGACGGCATGTATGGCCCGCCGTTTCAGAATCTGTACGGTTCCAAACGCGTTTTTGAGGATGGAACAAGCGCAGTTGCAGACGAAAAATACATTAAGGAATCTATTTTGAAACCGGGCGTCAAAATCGTGAAGGGTTATAATGAAGAGATGCCCTCGTTCGTCGGCATCCTGACCGAGCCGGACATTGAGTCTGTTACATTGTTTATTAAGTCTTTGAAAAAGTGA
- a CDS encoding complement C1q domain-containing protein translates to MKLLATLLFMSLLWQSANSQSVGINTNSPNASSVLDINSTNKGILLPKVSLQSITDKFTIPNPANALLLFNVNTPIGPEGFYYNMGDSDNPLWRMVGTRLNLPYSQTGTSGGALFFVENSSNEAGSIAISGLSEKIGVRGSSATGTGVAGVSDNGIGVHASSANGLALNVNGKVKIAGNGQSPGQGKLLTSDANGNASWQAPAINLIAFSELGIDGGGNINSTQGLTPVKVNFGNIAYNLGNAYDGVTNSFTAPFNGIYHFDAMIEWKHANPELIFDPGFRLIRSRNNVETEIAFDFAFNAAFRHTSVITIDCELQQGDKVYATGKSGKNGVELETSNSTAHFNGRLLQKL, encoded by the coding sequence ATGAAACTCTTAGCTACACTTCTTTTTATGAGCTTGCTCTGGCAAAGCGCTAATTCGCAAAGCGTCGGGATCAATACGAACAGTCCGAATGCCAGCTCTGTACTTGACATTAATAGCACAAACAAGGGCATATTATTACCAAAAGTCTCCTTGCAATCTATTACCGATAAATTTACAATTCCAAATCCTGCAAACGCTCTCCTCCTTTTTAATGTAAACACTCCAATAGGGCCAGAAGGTTTTTATTACAATATGGGTGACAGTGACAATCCACTGTGGCGAATGGTAGGAACAAGACTTAATCTGCCGTATAGCCAGACCGGAACCAGCGGCGGAGCTTTATTTTTTGTCGAAAATTCAAGTAATGAGGCAGGCTCGATAGCCATTTCAGGCTTGTCTGAAAAAATTGGGGTTCGAGGATCATCCGCGACCGGAACTGGTGTTGCAGGGGTGAGCGATAACGGAATTGGCGTTCACGCTTCCAGCGCAAATGGGTTGGCATTGAATGTTAATGGAAAGGTAAAAATAGCTGGAAATGGGCAATCACCGGGCCAGGGCAAACTGCTAACCTCGGATGCAAATGGGAACGCGTCCTGGCAGGCTCCCGCAATTAATTTAATAGCTTTTTCAGAGTTGGGTATAGATGGTGGAGGAAATATTAACTCTACTCAAGGTCTTACACCTGTAAAAGTAAATTTTGGAAATATTGCTTACAATTTGGGTAATGCATATGACGGTGTAACAAATAGTTTCACAGCACCTTTCAACGGCATTTACCATTTTGACGCTATGATAGAATGGAAACATGCGAACCCGGAGCTGATTTTTGATCCAGGATTTAGGTTGATAAGAAGCCGAAACAATGTAGAAACGGAAATTGCCTTTGATTTCGCCTTTAATGCAGCTTTTAGGCATACGTCTGTTATAACAATTGATTGTGAATTGCAGCAGGGTGATAAAGTCTACGCGA
- a CDS encoding xanthine dehydrogenase family protein molybdopterin-binding subunit, whose product MKPFFESSEPDLSLDRVDGRVKVTGAATYSADYQFPNMAYAVLITSTIAKGIIVSIDSKKAAAVRGVLAVISHLNSPGVPGYGDVKQPAERAAVGTAFRVFYDNLVYFSGQPVAMVVAQTLEQANQAASLVKVKYQKEAHQTDFEENIKNAALAEGVQRNKNSPFQDYVRGNPDAIREAKVKIEATYTIPTQHHQPIEPHAIIAVWEGADKLTIYDKNQGVKSAQGNLAQAFKLPRENVKVNAQFIGGAFGSGIRVWPHTVAAVLAAKKMDRPVKLVLAREQMFTSVGYRPYTVQKVAMGADEQGTLSAIVHEGVGQTSTYEEHLERTILASRAMYACPNVSTQYRLLKLDVNTPTWMRGPGDATGMFALESALDELAYALKVDPLEMRLRNYAESDPERNLPWSAKGLRECYKLGAEKFGWKDRTTAPRSMQKDHLLVGYGMASSLYGFHRHPSKARAIMLANGSVIVQSATMDIGPGTGTAMTSIASKVLGISPEKIRFDLGDSSLPDAPGQNGSSTIPSVGSAVHVACEALKKRLSELAEAMPDSGSKSVSHSDILKYHNLPQVEVTEESKSGPERDQYSMYSFGCHFVEVQVNPVTAEVRVTRVVTCADVGKIINYKTARSQSIGGIVGGIGMALMEEAVMDHRYGRYVTNDLSSYHLPVHMDTPEIEVIYIDKPDMVVNPIGSKGLGEIAIVGVAAAIANAVFHATAKRIRELPITVDKLV is encoded by the coding sequence ATGAAGCCATTTTTTGAATCTTCGGAGCCGGACCTGTCACTCGATCGTGTGGATGGGCGGGTAAAAGTTACGGGGGCCGCGACTTATTCAGCAGATTACCAATTCCCTAATATGGCCTACGCTGTGCTGATTACCAGTACAATAGCAAAAGGAATCATTGTAAGCATTGATTCCAAAAAAGCTGCGGCTGTACGCGGTGTCCTCGCTGTGATCAGCCATTTGAATTCCCCCGGCGTTCCGGGATATGGGGATGTTAAACAACCGGCCGAAAGAGCGGCTGTCGGAACAGCATTTCGCGTTTTCTATGATAACCTCGTCTATTTCAGCGGCCAGCCGGTTGCTATGGTGGTCGCGCAGACATTGGAGCAGGCAAATCAAGCTGCATCACTCGTCAAAGTAAAATACCAAAAGGAGGCTCATCAAACTGACTTTGAGGAAAATATAAAAAATGCTGCCCTAGCAGAAGGCGTACAGAGAAATAAAAATTCACCTTTTCAGGATTATGTAAGGGGAAATCCGGATGCCATTCGTGAAGCGAAAGTAAAGATTGAGGCCACCTACACGATCCCTACGCAGCATCACCAGCCCATCGAGCCGCACGCGATCATTGCGGTTTGGGAAGGCGCGGATAAATTGACCATTTATGATAAAAATCAGGGAGTTAAGTCTGCCCAAGGGAATCTGGCGCAAGCGTTCAAACTGCCCCGGGAGAATGTAAAAGTGAACGCGCAGTTCATTGGCGGTGCATTTGGATCGGGCATCCGTGTATGGCCGCACACGGTGGCAGCGGTGTTGGCAGCCAAAAAAATGGATCGGCCGGTGAAGCTCGTTCTGGCCCGTGAGCAAATGTTCACATCCGTCGGTTATCGTCCCTATACGGTTCAAAAAGTGGCTATGGGGGCAGATGAGCAGGGTACGCTTTCCGCCATTGTGCATGAAGGGGTAGGGCAGACTTCCACTTACGAAGAACATTTGGAGCGGACCATCCTCGCGTCCCGCGCCATGTACGCCTGCCCGAATGTGTCTACGCAATACAGGCTTTTGAAACTGGACGTTAACACGCCGACCTGGATGCGCGGGCCCGGCGACGCAACGGGAATGTTTGCACTGGAATCGGCATTGGACGAGCTGGCCTATGCATTGAAAGTCGATCCGCTGGAAATGCGGTTGCGCAATTATGCCGAAAGTGACCCGGAAAGGAATCTGCCGTGGTCGGCCAAAGGACTTCGGGAATGTTACAAACTGGGAGCTGAAAAATTCGGTTGGAAGGATCGGACAACGGCACCTCGCTCCATGCAAAAAGACCATCTGCTTGTTGGTTATGGAATGGCTTCGAGCCTTTACGGTTTTCACCGGCACCCGAGCAAAGCCAGAGCGATTATGCTCGCCAACGGGTCCGTTATTGTGCAAAGCGCAACGATGGATATTGGGCCCGGAACAGGAACGGCCATGACCAGCATTGCATCGAAAGTCCTGGGAATAAGCCCGGAAAAAATCCGGTTTGACCTGGGCGATTCCAGCCTGCCGGACGCGCCGGGGCAGAATGGCTCATCCACCATTCCAAGCGTTGGCTCGGCAGTTCACGTCGCTTGCGAAGCCCTGAAAAAGAGATTGTCCGAACTGGCTGAGGCGATGCCCGACTCCGGTTCCAAGTCCGTTTCGCATTCCGACATTTTGAAATATCACAATTTACCACAAGTCGAAGTCACGGAAGAATCTAAATCCGGGCCGGAGCGTGACCAGTATTCCATGTATTCTTTTGGGTGTCATTTTGTGGAAGTGCAGGTGAATCCGGTTACGGCGGAAGTGCGGGTAACGCGTGTCGTCACCTGCGCGGACGTTGGTAAAATAATCAATTACAAAACTGCCCGGAGCCAATCCATTGGCGGCATAGTAGGCGGCATAGGCATGGCGCTGATGGAAGAAGCCGTTATGGACCACCGTTATGGCCGTTACGTGACGAATGATCTGTCAAGCTATCATCTCCCGGTCCACATGGACACCCCGGAAATTGAGGTGATTTACATAGACAAACCTGATATGGTCGTCAATCCCATCGGCTCCAAGGGCCTCGGAGAAATCGCCATCGTAGGCGTAGCCGCCGCCATCGCCAACGCAGTCTTCCACGCCACCGCAAAGCGCATAAGAGAGCTGCCGATCACGGTTGATAAGTTGGTTTGA
- a CDS encoding NmrA family NAD(P)-binding protein: MTDITKLPEPATIILAGATGELGFLIAGFILKRGGVVKALVRQGSSNPRVSELRRIGAEIIEVDFADVDELTRACAGGTCVVSALSGLRDVIVDMQMRLLNAAVAAGIPRFIPSDFSIDFTKLPDGSNRNLDLRREFGRMLNDAPIAATSILNGMFTDLLTGQAPVVLFKIKRVLYWGNADQPMDFTTMRDTADYTAAAALDPTTPRYLRIAGEVATIRDIQRAASEATGEKFGTLRPGGLGFLGTMIKITRTLSPQNDEVFPPWQGMQYLHNMLSGKPKMSPLDNDRYPDIRWTRIREVLAAR, translated from the coding sequence ATGACGGACATTACAAAATTACCCGAACCGGCGACTATAATTCTGGCGGGGGCCACGGGCGAGCTGGGTTTTCTGATTGCGGGCTTTATATTGAAGCGCGGTGGGGTCGTGAAGGCACTCGTCAGGCAAGGCAGCAGTAACCCCCGCGTTTCAGAACTCCGGCGTATAGGGGCCGAAATCATTGAGGTGGATTTTGCTGATGTCGACGAGCTGACACGCGCTTGCGCCGGCGGGACTTGCGTCGTTTCCGCGCTATCAGGGCTCCGGGATGTGATTGTTGACATGCAGATGCGTTTGTTAAATGCTGCTGTTGCTGCCGGTATTCCGCGATTTATTCCTTCCGATTTCAGCATTGATTTCACCAAGCTGCCTGATGGCAGCAACCGCAACCTTGATCTCCGGCGCGAATTTGGCAGGATGCTTAATGATGCGCCTATTGCCGCCACATCTATCCTTAACGGAATGTTTACCGACCTGTTAACCGGTCAGGCGCCCGTGGTTTTGTTCAAAATCAAACGCGTGCTTTATTGGGGAAACGCGGATCAGCCCATGGACTTTACAACCATGCGGGATACTGCTGATTATACCGCAGCTGCGGCACTGGATCCTACTACGCCGCGTTATCTGCGGATTGCGGGAGAGGTGGCGACGATCCGGGACATTCAGCGGGCAGCCTCGGAAGCGACGGGTGAAAAGTTTGGTACATTGCGTCCAGGTGGCTTGGGTTTTCTTGGCACGATGATCAAAATCACCCGCACCTTATCTCCGCAAAACGACGAAGTCTTTCCGCCCTGGCAGGGCATGCAATATCTTCATAACATGTTGAGCGGCAAGCCGAAAATGAGTCCGCTTGATAACGATCGCTACCCGGATATCCGCTGGACGCGCATACGCGAAGTGCTGGCAGCGCGCTGA
- a CDS encoding sensor histidine kinase gives MRICPVIVLRCFLCLMLVAFYIKAQPQDELSSYRLQHFTDENGLPQNSVKAIMEDRNGFFWLATEVGVVRFDGQKFITFDKSNVAISSNRIRGFVPALPSPQADPDYEFYGLTEDNQYIGIRNNGLVKSDTAFYEKYTQTDPFTGRQIRHNSMLGSSPAQYPNRPMEEHYFVAADSATFYIWRQNTISCYKNQKLISTSRGLFRDFFLVGSQPFAIDALGRIIRIRIGKSNEIVSPDGDIVRNASFIKGKDNLKLYWNNVAKSAFLYLNETFYALELTPGGRLTTKLLLQGFDFEDQDIVAAHYSKNTGALLLGSTTKGLFLIKNKNFVTLKITGKDADNAYYAQKPAGNNAVITSQGYRIGRNAAGAPFFEGLVSPFMKEFGYKFSLAMNPDSSFWFGIGDDLFKLDKTAQNVLYQLKLQQKFMSLRIDKQHRVWLGGENNTLHELVKSGNGYQPKLILKADFGGVSIIGQESADVLLLGTTKGFFRYNVRTKLFQKLTNFKDMSIRSFYTTAEGTWITTYGNGFFLLKKDRLISFPLDKDRFLAFAHCISEDANGFFWITTNRGLFQVAKRHLLDYVQNSHNMVYYLYYDRSQGFATNEFNGGCYPCSVKLADGTLSLPSMDGLVWFSPNKIKPELPDRGVFVSSVTMDGKDIPIKDTLLVPYNSEQLRLQVTTPYPGHVNNIQMHYSLSGGGREEKWLRVNTDFMISIPKMSYGKYNLTIRKKNGFKTNDYTYKTIVLDIRPAWYETWWFRLLIALALLGLYFMAVKWRAGYLVKKERKDNLVRHYRVISQIVAAVNHDIQTPLHYIGYSLRYINDYLQKLENGNPLINRMSEETLNTTVHIGTLTKNLLDYIKIQNKNGSSRTQMSQVEARAMIDGIYSLFSGIAVSRGVVLKNNVEPGFHVWSDPSLLSIIVHNLLDNALKISASEITISSGIEDGKKQIIIEDSGTGMPEDLMKWLNKSYRSYEEWLKISLYPEQRGIGLVIVKDLSVLLAINITATINTKNHTIVRLVFE, from the coding sequence ATGAGAATCTGTCCGGTCATCGTTTTACGGTGCTTTCTTTGCCTGATGCTCGTTGCCTTTTACATTAAAGCGCAGCCGCAAGACGAGCTTTCATCGTACCGCCTGCAACATTTCACTGACGAAAACGGGCTTCCGCAGAATAGCGTAAAGGCCATTATGGAAGACCGAAACGGCTTTTTTTGGCTTGCGACAGAGGTGGGCGTCGTGCGTTTTGACGGGCAAAAGTTTATCACTTTCGATAAGTCTAATGTAGCCATTTCAAGCAACCGGATACGCGGCTTTGTTCCCGCCTTGCCAAGCCCGCAGGCCGACCCCGATTACGAATTTTACGGACTCACGGAGGACAACCAGTACATCGGCATCCGCAACAACGGGCTGGTAAAATCTGACACCGCTTTTTATGAGAAATACACGCAGACCGACCCATTCACAGGCAGGCAGATCAGGCACAACAGCATGCTGGGAAGCTCGCCCGCGCAATACCCGAACAGGCCGATGGAGGAGCATTACTTCGTGGCTGCGGACAGCGCAACATTCTACATATGGAGGCAAAACACCATTTCCTGCTATAAAAATCAAAAGCTGATCTCGACATCCCGCGGCTTGTTCCGGGATTTTTTCCTAGTCGGGTCCCAACCGTTCGCCATCGACGCATTGGGCAGGATTATCAGAATAAGGATTGGGAAAAGCAATGAAATCGTTTCGCCCGATGGAGACATCGTTCGTAATGCTTCGTTTATCAAGGGCAAAGACAATCTCAAATTGTATTGGAACAATGTTGCAAAAAGTGCCTTTCTATATCTGAATGAAACCTTCTACGCGCTCGAATTAACGCCTGGGGGACGATTGACCACAAAATTGCTTCTGCAGGGTTTTGATTTTGAGGATCAGGATATCGTAGCCGCGCATTATAGCAAAAACACCGGCGCTCTGCTGCTGGGAAGCACGACCAAAGGTTTGTTTTTAATTAAGAATAAAAACTTTGTAACGCTTAAAATAACCGGTAAGGACGCTGATAATGCATACTACGCACAAAAACCAGCTGGAAACAATGCTGTAATAACCAGCCAGGGATACCGCATAGGACGGAACGCAGCAGGTGCTCCGTTTTTTGAAGGCTTGGTTTCACCGTTTATGAAAGAGTTTGGTTACAAATTCTCTCTGGCTATGAATCCTGACAGTTCTTTCTGGTTTGGGATCGGTGACGACCTTTTTAAATTGGATAAAACAGCACAAAATGTACTATATCAGTTAAAATTGCAGCAAAAATTCATGTCGCTTCGTATCGATAAGCAACATAGGGTATGGCTGGGCGGGGAAAACAACACGCTGCATGAACTGGTAAAGTCCGGCAACGGCTACCAACCCAAATTAATTTTAAAAGCAGATTTCGGAGGTGTTTCCATCATAGGCCAGGAGTCAGCTGACGTCCTTCTGCTGGGAACTACAAAGGGGTTTTTCAGATATAATGTCCGCACCAAGCTGTTCCAAAAGCTGACTAATTTCAAGGATATGAGTATCCGGAGCTTTTACACAACCGCGGAGGGAACATGGATCACAACTTATGGAAACGGTTTTTTTCTGTTAAAAAAAGACCGCTTGATCTCGTTTCCCTTAGATAAGGACCGGTTTCTGGCCTTTGCACATTGCATCAGCGAAGATGCGAATGGCTTTTTTTGGATCACCACAAACAGGGGCTTATTTCAGGTAGCGAAGCGGCATTTACTGGACTATGTCCAGAATAGTCATAACATGGTTTACTATTTATATTACGACCGGAGCCAGGGTTTTGCTACAAATGAGTTTAATGGTGGTTGTTATCCGTGTTCTGTAAAGCTGGCCGACGGCACTTTATCACTTCCTTCAATGGATGGCCTTGTGTGGTTTTCTCCGAACAAAATCAAGCCCGAATTGCCGGATAGGGGCGTTTTTGTAAGTTCTGTCACTATGGATGGGAAAGACATCCCGATCAAAGACACGCTGCTTGTTCCATATAACTCGGAACAGCTTCGCTTGCAGGTGACGACACCATATCCCGGTCATGTGAATAACATTCAGATGCATTATTCCTTGTCAGGCGGAGGAAGAGAGGAGAAATGGTTGCGCGTTAATACCGACTTCATGATCTCCATCCCGAAGATGTCGTACGGTAAATACAACCTGACGATCAGAAAGAAAAACGGCTTTAAGACCAACGATTACACCTACAAAACGATCGTCCTGGACATTCGGCCGGCGTGGTACGAAACGTGGTGGTTCCGGCTACTTATCGCACTTGCCTTGCTGGGATTGTATTTCATGGCTGTAAAATGGCGGGCGGGTTATCTGGTAAAAAAAGAGCGAAAAGACAATCTGGTCCGGCATTACCGGGTTATCAGCCAGATTGTTGCAGCCGTAAATCACGACATTCAGACGCCATTGCATTACATCGGCTATTCGCTGCGGTATATCAACGATTATCTTCAAAAACTGGAAAATGGTAATCCGCTGATAAACAGGATGAGCGAAGAAACGCTTAACACTACGGTGCACATTGGAACGCTGACCAAAAATTTGCTGGATTACATCAAAATTCAAAACAAAAACGGCTCTTCGCGCACACAAATGAGCCAGGTAGAGGCGCGGGCCATGATCGATGGCATTTATTCGCTTTTCTCCGGCATTGCCGTTTCCAGGGGAGTTGTATTAAAAAATAATGTTGAGCCCGGTTTTCATGTGTGGAGCGATCCCAGTCTGCTATCGATTATTGTGCATAATTTATTGGATAATGCATTAAAAATCAGCGCATCCGAAATAACAATATCGTCCGGCATTGAGGATGGCAAGAAGCAGATCATCATCGAAGACAGCGGAACCGGCATGCCGGAAGACCTTATGAAATGGCTCAATAAATCCTATCGCTCCTACGAAGAATGGCTGAAAATCTCCCTATACCCCGAACAAAGAGGCATCGGGCTGGTAATAGTAAAAGACCTAAGCGTCCTGCTCGCCATCAACATCACCGCCACCATCAACACCAAAAATCACACGATTGTGAGATTGGTTTTTGAGTAG